A section of the bacterium genome encodes:
- a CDS encoding glutamate-cysteine ligase family protein encodes MSREAKSSESKPISKQEDLLDIFYGGSRSSEDFLVGLETEKIGVYKDNLQAIPYAGERGIETILHAIAENDDWRKILDQEQLIALEKGGQAITLEPGGQLELSGSAHRSIADVAQELGQHLKLLCKISTPLNISWLGIGIQPMSSIDEVSWVPKSRYKIMKSYFEKVSPGGLQMMKLTASSQVNLDYSSEEDASKKVSVGSVFGVLASALTANSAIEQGKKNGFCSRRLKVWQNTDKQRCGIPKFFIDGSFSFEKYKDYAQNIPMYFLYRDGVYQDATQYSFAQALNKGVSLTQTDWESHLTTLFPDVRLKNHLEFRTADASSEKLSIAITAFWMALLYNNSLLDEAYNFSKKIDLETLQLAIDDVALNGMQANLGKIKIQDWANEYIDYCISAMDKVLYNQGMTDYLIPLKEIVDQGQSPAEQLLANWPTCLKTLCEKE; translated from the coding sequence ATGAGCAGAGAAGCAAAATCCAGTGAATCTAAACCAATAAGCAAGCAAGAAGACCTGTTAGATATTTTTTATGGGGGCAGTAGATCTTCAGAAGATTTCTTGGTTGGGCTTGAGACTGAAAAAATTGGTGTTTATAAAGATAACTTACAGGCCATCCCCTATGCTGGTGAAAGAGGGATTGAAACAATTTTACACGCTATTGCTGAAAATGATGACTGGAGAAAAATCCTAGATCAAGAGCAACTGATTGCGCTGGAGAAGGGGGGGCAGGCAATTACTTTAGAACCCGGTGGTCAATTAGAGCTTAGTGGTTCAGCGCACCGGTCTATTGCCGATGTTGCTCAAGAACTTGGCCAACACTTAAAACTTCTCTGTAAAATTTCAACGCCCTTAAATATTTCTTGGTTGGGAATAGGTATTCAACCCATGAGCAGTATTGATGAGGTTTCATGGGTACCCAAGTCTCGATATAAAATTATGAAAAGCTATTTTGAGAAAGTCTCTCCGGGCGGTTTACAAATGATGAAACTAACCGCCTCATCACAAGTTAATTTAGATTATAGCAGTGAAGAAGATGCCTCCAAAAAGGTAAGTGTGGGTAGCGTTTTTGGCGTACTGGCTTCGGCGTTAACAGCTAATTCAGCAATAGAGCAGGGGAAAAAAAATGGTTTTTGTTCCAGGCGTTTAAAGGTTTGGCAGAATACCGATAAACAACGTTGTGGGATTCCAAAATTTTTTATTGATGGTAGTTTCTCTTTTGAGAAGTATAAAGATTATGCGCAAAATATTCCTATGTACTTTTTATACAGAGATGGAGTCTATCAAGATGCAACTCAGTATTCCTTTGCTCAGGCACTTAATAAAGGTGTGAGTTTGACACAAACTGACTGGGAGAGCCACTTAACAACTTTGTTTCCCGATGTGCGTTTAAAAAATCATTTAGAATTTAGAACTGCCGATGCCAGCAGTGAAAAGCTATCTATAGCCATAACCGCTTTTTGGATGGCTTTATTGTATAACAACAGTTTATTGGATGAGGCTTATAATTTTTCTAAGAAAATTGATTTGGAAACTTTACAACTTGCCATTGATGATGTTGCTCTTAATGGAATGCAAGCAAATCTAGGTAAAATAAAGATACAAGATTGGGCCAATGAGTATATAGATTATTGTATATCAGCCATGGACAAAGTGCTTTATAATCAAGGGATGACAGATTACTTAATCCCACTCAAAGAAATTGTTGATCAAGGACAATCGCCAGCAGAACAGTTGTTGGCCAACTGGCCAACCTGTCTTAAAACACTATGCGAAAAGGAATAA
- a CDS encoding VanZ family protein yields MGIIFLFSSKYFSAGNTSTVLYEWIHALFKSFSRQDFWTIHTYIRKSAHIMAYAVLAYFTLVAQLKSFYIFRFKVPKKFFFYAFTFCFSVAVLDEYNQSQISVRTGTYKDIIFDMIGVLLILIFVHFKTMHRQCKIFI; encoded by the coding sequence GTGGGAATTATTTTTTTGTTTTCAAGTAAGTATTTTTCTGCAGGCAATACCAGTACAGTTTTGTATGAATGGATTCACGCTCTGTTTAAATCGTTTTCAAGACAAGATTTTTGGACCATTCATACCTACATTCGTAAGTCAGCACATATTATGGCCTATGCGGTTTTGGCATATTTTACATTGGTGGCCCAGTTAAAAAGCTTTTATATTTTTAGGTTTAAGGTGCCTAAAAAATTTTTTTTCTATGCGTTTACATTTTGTTTTAGTGTTGCTGTTTTAGATGAATACAATCAAAGTCAGATTTCTGTTCGGACAGGAACGTACAAAGATATTATCTTTGATATGATCGGTGTTTTGCTTATACTTATCTTTGTTCATTTTAAGACTATGCATCGGCAATGTAAAATTTTTATATGA
- a CDS encoding phytochelatin synthase family protein codes for MKNLLITLLCILSLNLSSCANKKIPSQVQANDTKPELIEFSSKEGMERFNRSKHKQDFFILSNHFESQTNKVYCGPTSAVIVLNGLRQDELRNNNIQLKVDKSLISNVNRKHLNSERVYVFNRYTYNNIYNVNNVKTSQQVLGGPMENGKSDWGYQLEQLVQLFKAHGLNADKFVVDDALSIQKMKATMIDSLNNNSNFILVNYKRTALGQKGGGHISPIGAYDKKSDSFLIMDVNPNKADWVWVDAKDLHAAMKTFDTIENRGYLMVSDIKAMYTN; via the coding sequence ATGAAAAATTTATTGATCACATTGTTATGCATACTAAGCCTAAATTTATCATCTTGTGCGAACAAGAAAATTCCATCACAGGTCCAAGCAAATGATACTAAGCCTGAATTGATTGAGTTTTCTTCTAAAGAAGGAATGGAAAGATTCAATCGATCGAAGCATAAGCAAGATTTTTTTATTTTATCGAATCATTTTGAATCACAAACCAATAAAGTATATTGCGGCCCAACATCAGCAGTTATTGTTCTAAACGGTTTAAGACAAGATGAACTGCGTAACAATAATATACAGTTGAAAGTTGATAAAAGTCTGATCAGCAATGTCAATAGGAAACACTTAAACTCTGAAAGAGTTTATGTATTTAATCGGTATACCTATAATAATATTTATAATGTAAACAATGTTAAAACCTCTCAGCAAGTTTTAGGTGGTCCCATGGAAAATGGAAAATCAGATTGGGGCTATCAGTTAGAACAGCTTGTACAACTATTCAAAGCGCATGGATTGAATGCGGATAAATTTGTTGTAGATGATGCATTATCCATACAAAAAATGAAAGCAACAATGATTGATTCACTAAACAATAATTCCAATTTTATATTGGTCAATTATAAAAGAACTGCTTTAGGTCAAAAAGGTGGAGGACATATTTCTCCAATTGGAGCCTATGATAAAAAAAGTGATTCCTTTTTGATTATGGATGTAAACCCTAATAAGGCTGACTGGGTTTGGGTTGATGCTAAAGACCTTCACGCTGCAATGAAAACCTTTGATACAATAGAAAACAGAGGCTATCTAATGGTTAGCGATATTAAAGCTATGTATACCAATTAG
- a CDS encoding class II aldolase/adducin family protein — protein MFNLLARKKIISIHKQLYNKGYGVGNDGNTSIRISGQRMLITPTGYDKSKLKAFDISIVCLKTGEHLSGPKPSSEYQLHLVCYQQNPEAKSIVHSHPPYAIACSLSKISLEDPVLPEVIIALGKVPTCPYTTPGTDAIAQQAAKALKDNQCIILERHGVVSASSTSIHDAYTQLERVEHSAKILFLANNIRKPEKIDSSLLDKLIDLAKS, from the coding sequence GTGTTTAATTTATTGGCAAGAAAAAAAATCATAAGTATTCACAAACAACTTTACAACAAGGGTTACGGAGTGGGGAATGATGGTAATACATCTATAAGGATTTCAGGACAAAGGATGTTAATCACCCCCACAGGATACGATAAAAGCAAACTGAAGGCTTTTGATATCAGTATAGTTTGTCTAAAAACGGGGGAACACCTTTCTGGCCCAAAACCGTCTTCAGAGTATCAGTTGCACCTTGTTTGCTATCAGCAAAACCCAGAAGCAAAATCCATTGTCCACTCCCACCCTCCTTATGCCATAGCGTGCAGCTTATCTAAGATCAGTTTAGAAGACCCTGTTTTACCTGAGGTCATCATTGCTTTGGGCAAGGTGCCAACATGTCCTTACACCACGCCAGGCACAGACGCCATAGCACAACAGGCGGCCAAGGCTTTAAAAGACAATCAATGTATTATTTTAGAACGCCATGGTGTGGTTAGTGCATCAAGCACAAGTATCCATGATGCCTACACCCAACTCGAACGTGTGGAGCATAGTGCAAAAATTTTATTTTTAGCAAACAACATTAGAAAGCCTGAAAAAATAGACTCTAGTCTGCTTGATAAACTCATTGACTTGGCCAAATCTTAA
- the fsa gene encoding fructose-6-phosphate aldolase: MKFFIDTANIDEIKQAIALGMCDGVTTNPSLVAKEGKSYFDLAKEICALVPGPVSLETVAQTSETMVTEGKKLAELGDNVVVKLPMCEDALIATKHLAQEGINVNMTLCFSPMQALLAAKAGAAYISPFVGRLDDISHDGMALIEEIVAIYDNYAFETEVLVASIRHPKHLLDAALMGADVATIPFKVLSQLVKHPLTDSGIAKFNEDSKKVEGHI; the protein is encoded by the coding sequence ATGAAATTCTTCATAGATACAGCCAATATAGATGAAATTAAACAAGCCATTGCTTTGGGTATGTGTGACGGTGTCACAACCAACCCCAGTCTGGTCGCTAAAGAAGGCAAATCCTATTTTGACTTAGCCAAAGAAATTTGCGCTTTGGTTCCTGGGCCGGTTAGTCTTGAGACAGTTGCACAAACATCTGAGACCATGGTGACAGAGGGCAAAAAGTTAGCAGAGCTTGGAGATAATGTTGTTGTCAAGCTACCCATGTGTGAAGACGCTTTGATTGCAACCAAGCATTTGGCACAAGAAGGTATCAACGTCAATATGACCTTGTGCTTTTCCCCGATGCAGGCACTTTTGGCTGCCAAAGCTGGAGCTGCTTACATTTCCCCTTTTGTTGGTCGTTTGGATGACATCTCTCATGATGGAATGGCTTTGATTGAGGAGATTGTAGCCATCTATGATAATTATGCTTTTGAAACGGAAGTTTTAGTGGCCAGCATTAGACATCCAAAGCATTTACTGGATGCAGCCTTGATGGGGGCGGATGTTGCAACCATTCCATTTAAAGTTTTGTCACAATTGGTCAAACATCCCTTAACCGATAGTGGTATTGCAAAGTTTAACGAAGACTCAAAGAAAGTAGAAGGGCACATATAG
- a CDS encoding electron transfer flavoprotein subunit beta/FixA family protein: protein MKIAVCVKRVPDTASNIKLNNDQQGIVEDGLKFIISPYDEFGVEEGLKTKESVGSGEVTALTVGDDKSQDVLRNALAMGCDKAVMVQSQEKLSGLSVAKLLAAKIKADDYQLVFTGKHAIDDDASQVSQMTAQLLDWPHVSSVSKFELIDETTAKVHRDVDGGNQEVWEIKLPAIFAASKGLNQPRYASLKGIMQSKSKPIEKVSASDLGLDEGSLNNNVKVINYEEPPARQAGQIFKDAPQEAVKEVVKKLREEAKVI from the coding sequence ATGAAAATAGCAGTTTGCGTAAAACGGGTACCGGATACAGCCAGCAATATCAAGCTTAACAATGATCAACAAGGTATTGTAGAAGATGGCTTGAAGTTTATTATCAGTCCTTATGATGAGTTTGGTGTTGAAGAAGGTTTAAAAACCAAAGAAAGTGTGGGTTCTGGTGAAGTTACTGCTTTAACTGTAGGTGATGATAAGTCACAGGATGTTCTTAGAAATGCTTTGGCCATGGGCTGCGATAAAGCTGTGATGGTTCAAAGTCAAGAAAAGTTATCGGGATTGTCTGTCGCAAAACTCTTGGCAGCAAAAATTAAAGCGGATGACTACCAGTTGGTATTTACCGGAAAACATGCCATTGATGATGATGCTTCCCAAGTCAGCCAAATGACAGCTCAGCTGCTAGATTGGCCGCATGTTTCTTCAGTAAGTAAATTTGAACTGATTGATGAAACTACTGCAAAAGTGCATCGAGATGTCGATGGCGGCAATCAAGAGGTATGGGAAATTAAGTTGCCAGCAATATTTGCTGCAAGCAAAGGTCTAAACCAGCCACGCTATGCGTCTTTAAAAGGCATTATGCAATCGAAGTCAAAACCCATTGAAAAAGTTAGTGCATCTGACTTGGGTTTAGATGAGGGATCGTTGAATAACAATGTTAAAGTTATAAATTATGAAGAACCACCTGCACGCCAAGCTGGGCAAATTTTTAAAGATGCTCCGCAAGAAGCCGTTAAAGAAGTGGTTAAAAAATTAAGAGAAGAAGCTAAAGTAATATAA
- a CDS encoding electron transfer flavoprotein subunit alpha/FixB family protein → MNIAVWIEGSNNKIKKASLEVLAQAGRLAKANNANLLALYVGESIADIETQLRPYAVKALYHANVSNYNTVSWSNQTAKFCSDHDVNILLASLSANSQDTFPRVAAQLNCGMISEVTHIELEGNTLKAKRPVYAGKLIANVEASLDAPVVVTCRPNVFDPKPESGESNIEINELDAAGFSECGRCKILDVKETVSDRPDLAAAEIVVSAGRSIKSEENFSMINELADVLGAAVGASRAAVDAGYASHDMQVGQTGKTVNPKLYIACGISGAIQHLAGMSSSKVIVAINTDPEAPIFQKADYGIVGDMFELVPLMKEELAKLLQE, encoded by the coding sequence ATGAATATCGCTGTATGGATTGAAGGTAGTAACAATAAAATTAAAAAGGCATCTTTAGAAGTTTTGGCCCAAGCAGGTCGCTTGGCAAAAGCCAACAATGCAAATCTACTGGCATTGTATGTTGGTGAGTCGATTGCGGATATAGAAACACAACTTAGGCCTTATGCAGTAAAAGCACTGTATCATGCCAATGTGTCCAATTACAATACAGTGTCTTGGTCCAACCAAACAGCCAAGTTTTGCAGTGACCATGATGTCAATATTTTGCTGGCCTCTTTAAGTGCAAACAGTCAAGATACCTTTCCAAGAGTTGCGGCACAATTAAACTGTGGAATGATTTCAGAGGTGACTCATATTGAGTTGGAAGGCAATACTTTAAAAGCCAAACGGCCCGTTTATGCGGGTAAACTGATTGCCAATGTTGAGGCCAGTTTAGATGCTCCCGTGGTAGTGACCTGTAGACCCAATGTTTTTGACCCTAAGCCTGAATCGGGTGAGTCCAATATTGAGATCAACGAACTTGACGCTGCTGGATTTTCCGAGTGCGGTCGTTGTAAAATCCTAGATGTTAAAGAAACTGTGTCCGATAGACCTGATTTGGCAGCCGCTGAAATTGTTGTTTCTGCGGGACGTTCTATTAAGTCAGAAGAGAATTTTAGCATGATCAATGAATTGGCCGATGTTTTAGGTGCTGCCGTTGGTGCTTCAAGAGCTGCTGTAGACGCTGGATATGCTAGCCATGACATGCAAGTGGGGCAAACCGGTAAAACAGTGAACCCAAAATTATACATTGCCTGTGGTATATCAGGAGCCATACAACATTTAGCCGGCATGAGCTCCTCAAAAGTCATCGTCGCCATCAACACCGATCCAGAAGCGCCCATTTTCCAGAAAGCAGATTATGGCATAGTGGGGGATATGTTTGAATTGGTGCCACTGATGAAGGAAGAGTTAGCAAAACTCTTGCAAGAGTAG
- the dnaK gene encoding molecular chaperone DnaK encodes MSKIIGIDLGTTNSVVAIMEGGETKIIPNEEGGRTTPSVVAFLKDGNRAVGQVAKRQAVTNPEKTIYSAKRFMGRRFSEVGDEKDVVPYKVAEGDNGMAVIEIDGKNYTPQEISAMVLQKLKKAAEDYLGTTVTEAVITVPAYFNDSQRQATKDAGKIAGLDVKRIINEPTAAALAYGMDKKKDQVVAVYDFGGGTFDVSILEVGDKVVEVKSTNGDTHLGGDNVDEAIIKWLAEEFKKDQGVDVSKDKMVMQRLKEAAEKAKIELSTVMETEINLPFLTADASGPKHLNVKLSRSQFEKLVGDIIDGTKQPCIQALKDAGLKAGDIDEVILVGGSTRIPMVQNIVKDIFGKEGAKTVNPDEVVASGAAVQGGVLAGDVKDVLLLDVTPLSLGIETLGGVATKLIEKNSTIPIKKSETFSTAADNQTSVDIHVLQGEREMASGNRTLGRFQLGDIPPAPRGTPQIEVTFDIDANGIVNVSAKDKATGKEQKITISNSSGLSEEEVEKMVKDAQAHAEDDKKRLEQVQAKNQLDTLVFSTEKTLKEHGEQLPADEKKKVEDALASAKKALENQDADAESLKKETESLTQASHKLAEIMYKATQEASANASAEGDSAESESSKKDDDDVIDAEYKDVS; translated from the coding sequence ATGAGCAAAATTATTGGAATTGACCTTGGAACCACCAACTCAGTGGTTGCCATTATGGAAGGTGGAGAAACCAAAATTATCCCTAATGAAGAGGGCGGTAGAACCACACCATCGGTGGTAGCGTTTTTAAAAGATGGGAATAGAGCTGTTGGCCAGGTGGCTAAACGTCAAGCTGTAACAAACCCAGAAAAAACCATTTATTCTGCCAAACGTTTTATGGGTAGACGCTTTTCTGAAGTAGGCGACGAAAAAGATGTAGTTCCTTATAAAGTTGCAGAAGGTGATAATGGCATGGCGGTTATTGAAATCGATGGTAAAAATTATACACCTCAAGAAATTTCTGCCATGGTTTTGCAAAAATTAAAAAAAGCAGCTGAAGACTATCTAGGAACAACCGTGACTGAAGCGGTGATTACTGTTCCTGCCTATTTTAATGATTCACAACGACAAGCCACCAAGGACGCAGGTAAAATTGCCGGTTTAGATGTAAAGCGTATTATCAATGAACCTACAGCTGCTGCCTTAGCCTATGGTATGGACAAAAAGAAAGACCAAGTGGTTGCGGTTTATGACTTTGGAGGTGGTACATTTGATGTTTCTATTCTTGAAGTGGGAGATAAGGTTGTAGAAGTGAAGTCTACCAATGGTGATACGCACTTAGGTGGTGATAACGTTGATGAAGCCATCATTAAATGGTTGGCAGAAGAGTTTAAAAAAGACCAAGGCGTGGACGTATCTAAAGACAAAATGGTGATGCAGCGTTTGAAAGAAGCTGCTGAAAAAGCCAAGATTGAGCTTTCTACCGTTATGGAGACAGAAATTAATTTACCTTTCTTAACTGCAGATGCATCAGGTCCAAAACACCTCAATGTCAAGTTAAGTCGCTCACAGTTTGAAAAGCTTGTGGGAGATATCATTGATGGTACCAAACAGCCTTGTATTCAGGCTTTAAAAGATGCGGGTCTTAAAGCCGGTGATATTGATGAAGTGATTTTGGTGGGTGGTTCAACCCGTATCCCTATGGTGCAAAACATTGTTAAAGATATCTTTGGTAAAGAAGGCGCAAAAACAGTCAATCCTGATGAAGTGGTTGCCAGTGGTGCTGCCGTTCAAGGGGGTGTATTAGCTGGGGATGTCAAAGACGTTCTTTTATTGGATGTAACACCGCTTTCTTTGGGTATTGAAACTTTAGGTGGCGTCGCAACCAAGTTGATTGAGAAGAATAGTACTATTCCAATTAAAAAATCTGAAACGTTTTCAACAGCTGCGGACAATCAAACATCGGTTGATATTCATGTCTTGCAAGGTGAGCGTGAAATGGCTTCTGGCAACCGTACTTTAGGTAGATTTCAGTTGGGTGATATTCCTCCAGCACCAAGAGGTACGCCTCAAATTGAAGTAACCTTTGATATTGATGCCAATGGTATTGTGAATGTATCAGCTAAAGACAAAGCAACAGGCAAGGAGCAAAAAATTACCATTTCTAACTCTTCTGGCTTATCGGAAGAAGAAGTAGAAAAAATGGTGAAAGATGCCCAAGCCCATGCTGAAGATGATAAAAAACGTCTAGAGCAAGTTCAAGCCAAAAACCAGTTGGATACTCTGGTTTTCTCAACAGAAAAAACCTTGAAAGAGCACGGTGAGCAATTGCCGGCTGATGAGAAGAAAAAAGTGGAAGATGCCTTGGCTTCAGCTAAAAAAGCGCTTGAAAACCAAGATGCTGATGCAGAGAGCTTGAAAAAAGAAACAGAATCTTTAACGCAAGCATCGCATAAATTGGCTGAAATCATGTATAAAGCAACGCAAGAGGCTTCTGCTAATGCATCAGCAGAAGGTGATAGTGCCGAGTCTGAGTCTTCTAAAAAAGATGACGATGACGTGATTGATGCTGAGTACAAAGACGTCAGTTAA
- the truA gene encoding tRNA pseudouridine(38-40) synthase TruA: protein MSKNLKKKILLNITYQGTSYKGWQKQPDTDMTVQTQIESAIEKRSGQRIKTLASGRTDAGVHARRQSVCFDYYGDRVIDLEDWVSGLNVFLPEDIRVRSAQYVHEKFHPIACVKKKAYRYFFKVGKKNNIFLRECVALFHDDVDIDLMKKASLLFKGKHDFRSFQTSNDPQKTTQREIFSIELRQLRTSSIYYLEITGEGFLKHMVRNIMGALVAVARKKATQKDIQRALKSKEKIKIGSTAPPEGLFLWDILY from the coding sequence GTGAGTAAAAATCTAAAGAAGAAAATATTACTTAATATTACCTATCAAGGGACATCCTATAAGGGCTGGCAGAAACAACCAGATACAGATATGACTGTGCAAACCCAAATTGAGTCAGCAATAGAGAAACGAAGTGGTCAAAGAATAAAAACCTTGGCCAGTGGAAGAACCGATGCGGGTGTTCATGCTCGTAGACAGTCTGTTTGCTTTGATTATTATGGTGATAGAGTCATTGATTTAGAAGACTGGGTTAGTGGTTTAAATGTTTTTTTACCTGAAGATATTAGGGTGCGTTCAGCGCAATATGTCCATGAAAAATTCCACCCAATCGCCTGCGTTAAGAAAAAAGCGTATCGATATTTTTTTAAGGTGGGTAAAAAAAACAATATTTTTTTAAGAGAATGCGTAGCTTTATTTCATGATGACGTGGATATAGACTTAATGAAAAAAGCAAGCCTTCTTTTTAAAGGAAAGCACGACTTTAGATCATTTCAAACATCAAATGACCCCCAAAAAACAACCCAGAGAGAAATTTTTTCTATTGAGTTAAGACAATTAAGAACAAGCAGTATTTATTATTTAGAAATTACGGGTGAGGGGTTTTTAAAGCATATGGTACGTAATATAATGGGAGCCTTGGTTGCTGTAGCTAGAAAAAAAGCCACGCAAAAAGATATTCAACGTGCTTTGAAATCTAAAGAAAAAATAAAAATAGGCAGTACCGCTCCGCCAGAAGGCTTGTTTCTTTGGGATATTTTATACTGA
- the proC gene encoding pyrroline-5-carboxylate reductase, whose translation MKKIGIIGFGNMGKALYEGLIQFSELNEKNFITSHPNSDSRALINKDYAIECVQNNLHLAKESELIILAVKPQILDKVLQEIAPVLDVHQTLISCAAGYTLKQIEHVLDKHIKNIACIRIMPNIAVKVGAGVNVFACNAAANSQGREYFIKLFNALGLNIELPETQFDAATGLSGSGPAFIYTMMEALIDAGVKVGLSRQHAKAMVKQTFFGSSALINATGKHPGQLKDLITSPGGTAITGIYTLEKGGVRHSLIEAVEAAAKRAEELSV comes from the coding sequence ATGAAAAAAATTGGCATAATTGGTTTTGGTAATATGGGTAAAGCTTTGTATGAAGGCTTGATACAATTTTCTGAATTGAATGAAAAAAACTTTATCACATCTCACCCCAATTCAGACTCTAGAGCATTGATAAATAAAGATTATGCTATAGAATGTGTACAAAATAACCTTCATCTGGCCAAAGAATCTGAACTGATAATTTTAGCGGTAAAACCTCAAATTTTAGATAAAGTATTGCAAGAAATAGCTCCGGTGTTAGATGTTCATCAAACCCTGATTTCTTGTGCTGCTGGCTACACTTTAAAACAAATTGAACATGTCCTCGATAAACACATTAAAAATATTGCCTGTATTCGTATCATGCCAAATATAGCGGTTAAAGTAGGTGCTGGTGTCAATGTTTTTGCATGTAATGCTGCTGCAAACTCACAAGGCAGAGAGTATTTTATCAAGCTTTTCAATGCGTTAGGTTTAAATATAGAGCTACCAGAAACCCAGTTTGATGCTGCCACGGGTCTATCAGGAAGCGGCCCTGCATTTATTTACACCATGATGGAAGCCTTGATTGATGCTGGCGTAAAAGTCGGTTTATCAAGACAGCATGCCAAAGCCATGGTTAAACAAACTTTTTTTGGTTCATCTGCGTTGATTAACGCTACAGGAAAACACCCTGGACAGCTTAAAGACCTCATTACTTCCCCCGGCGGTACAGCCATTACAGGTATTTATACTTTAGAAAAAGGTGGTGTTAGACATAGCCTTATTGAAGCGGTTGAAGCTGCAGCAAAAAGAGCTGAAGAGCTATCAGTATAA
- a CDS encoding TSUP family transporter — MDLAFLIMGCFFAGFIDAVAGGGGLITVPLMLNLGLATKVALGTNKIIGIMASFASSIRYASSKKMVWSIAWPATIAALFGGATGALVASQLSNAFLKPVVIFLLLSVAIYSILQKNLGKTQIEARLKHKLWPYVVGFVIGSYDGFFGPGAGTFVMIVFVSLFGLSLLNASASARIVNFASNLGALLWFSFSGYVDFKIALWGALASGCGALLGASFSIKRGHGFIRPVYLAVVWFMLIKLLLQFLGWI, encoded by the coding sequence ATGGATTTAGCTTTTTTAATCATGGGCTGTTTTTTTGCGGGTTTTATTGATGCAGTGGCCGGTGGCGGTGGCTTGATCACGGTGCCTTTGATGCTTAATTTAGGTTTGGCAACAAAGGTTGCTTTAGGAACCAATAAAATTATTGGGATCATGGCTTCGTTTGCCAGTTCCATACGTTATGCAAGCTCTAAAAAGATGGTATGGTCCATTGCTTGGCCAGCGACAATAGCAGCATTGTTTGGTGGAGCAACCGGTGCACTTGTTGCCAGTCAACTGAGCAATGCCTTTTTAAAACCAGTGGTTATTTTTTTATTATTATCTGTTGCCATTTACAGCATACTGCAAAAAAACTTAGGTAAAACACAAATTGAAGCAAGGTTGAAGCACAAGCTATGGCCTTATGTGGTTGGCTTTGTTATTGGAAGTTATGACGGCTTTTTTGGTCCTGGTGCGGGAACTTTTGTCATGATTGTGTTTGTTAGTTTGTTTGGCTTATCTTTGCTCAATGCTTCTGCGAGTGCCAGAATTGTTAATTTTGCAAGTAACTTGGGTGCATTGTTGTGGTTTTCTTTTTCTGGCTATGTTGATTTTAAAATAGCTTTATGGGGAGCTTTAGCCTCTGGTTGTGGCGCTTTACTTGGAGCAAGTTTTTCAATTAAACGTGGACATGGTTTTATTCGACCGGTTTACTTAGCTGTTGTTTGGTTTATGTTAATAAAGCTTTTATTGCAGTTTTTAGGTTGGATTTAA
- a CDS encoding Maf family protein — MQQLKPIILASASPRRKDLLQQMGLDFSVKVFPVNEQSLETDPEKKVMAIVKQKMDAAIKHLAKESVEKSCILCADTIVVVNNNVLGKARNKDEAKDMLQKLSGKEHKVMTAFYMHCHNDKVYQEVVITEVEFMSLTETMIDQYLCHDEYKDKAGSYAIQGMAGSYIKEIKGSYSNVIGLPQVHVLKAFEVLNVLKF; from the coding sequence ATGCAACAGTTGAAACCTATTATTTTAGCCTCAGCATCTCCACGTAGAAAAGATCTTTTGCAGCAAATGGGCTTAGACTTTTCTGTAAAAGTTTTTCCAGTCAACGAACAGAGTTTAGAAACAGACCCTGAAAAAAAAGTAATGGCTATAGTTAAACAAAAAATGGATGCCGCCATTAAACATTTAGCCAAAGAAAGTGTTGAAAAAAGCTGTATACTCTGTGCTGATACGATTGTTGTTGTCAATAATAATGTGTTGGGCAAGGCCAGAAATAAGGACGAAGCAAAAGACATGCTTCAAAAGCTTTCTGGGAAAGAACATAAAGTAATGACTGCTTTTTATATGCATTGTCATAATGATAAAGTTTATCAGGAAGTTGTTATTACTGAGGTTGAGTTTATGTCTTTAACGGAAACCATGATTGATCAATACTTATGTCATGATGAGTATAAAGATAAAGCTGGATCTTATGCTATACAAGGGATGGCAGGAAGTTATATTAAAGAAATCAAAGGTTCTTATTCAAATGTCATTGGTTTACCACAAGTTCATGTTTTAAAGGCTTTTGAAGTATTAAATGTCCTCAAATTTTAA